A window from Amblyomma americanum isolate KBUSLIRL-KWMA chromosome 7, ASM5285725v1, whole genome shotgun sequence encodes these proteins:
- the LOC144097858 gene encoding uncharacterized protein LOC144097858 — MSTDKVPLPMLAQRRAKSLILGSTVARAALYGGLVACAAAILASVVYFVVGELFQKRSFCCPDVVQLLASVSNRSADPCSNFMDFACSRRKHLDDNALGVNAMQTSVVRPTLLGHLRTPAAARLQKHHRSCLMAFVEGAVHAENAVRAVVSMFRHWSGGGSHFDLVKVGHRPLAVAATH, encoded by the exons ATGTCTACGGACAAGGTTCCTCTCCCGATGCTGGCTCAGCGCAGGGCCAAATCGCTCATCCTAGGTTCTACGGTGGCGCGCGCCGCCCTCTACGGCGGACTGGTTGCTTGCGCCGCCGCTATCCTGGCGTCCGTCGTCTACTTCGTGGTGGGCGAGCTCTTCCAGAAGAGGTCATTCTGCTGCCCCGACGTCGTCCAGCTGCTCGCGTCCGTCTCCAACAGAAGCGCCGACCCGTGCTCCAACTTCATGGATTTCGCCTGCAGCCGCCGCAAGCACCTGGACGACAACGCGCTGGGCGTGAACGCCATGCAAACGTCTGTGGTCCGCCCCACGCTGCTCGGACACCTGAGGACGCCTGCTGCCGCTCGGCTTCAGAAGCACCACAG GAGTTGCTTGATGGCGTTCGTGGAAGGTGCAGTGCACGCGGAAAACGCCGTCCGAGCTGTGGTCTCCATGTTCCGCCACTGGTCCGGGGGCGGCAGTCATTTCGATTTGGTCAAGGTTGGTCATCGACCGCTGGCAGTTGCTGCCACGCACTGA